ATATGAACAAAATTGTAGTACACCACTTTAGTTGGATATAGTACTGATGAACATTGGTTCTTGCTTATAGGGAACAGAAAAGATTGAGGCGATTATTCTGAGTGAAGGCAGCTCAAAAGTCTCCGGCAAAACAGCTGAGCAACATGGTGATGTTTACACAGaaaaacaattcaagaatttgacgAGTCTAAGGTTCCTTCACATTAAGAGGGCACATCTCAGTGGAGATTTTAAGGACTCAATTGAGGGGTTAAGATGGCTTCGATGGCAAAAATGtcccatgaattttgaagtaaataATTTCCATGTTAAGGAATTAGTTGTACTCGAACTGTCAAAAAGCGAGATAAATGAGAAATGGAAAGGATGGAGTTCTTTCACGGTAAGAACAagtctttttttccctccttttatGCTTTCTTTTGAATCATAATTGCTCTAGACTAATCCCTtgaccatcatttttttttaccaggtGGCAAAGAAGCTCAAGTTTCTCGACCTTACAAGTTGTCTGTCCTTGGAAAACACGCACTTCCTCTCAGCTTTTAAGAATTTAGAGGTTCTGATCCTCAATAGTTGTTGGGGACTGCAGCAAATTGACTCTTCAATTGGAGACATGAAGGCCCTCCTTCGCTTGGAGCTGATCGGCTGTGACAACCTCATGGAGATTCCAGCAGAAATCGGTAAATTAAAAGCACTGGAGCAACTCCTTCTAGAAGATACTCAAAAACTTTCTGCATTACCGGACAGCATAGATTCTTTGCAGAATCTAGAAACTCTAAATATTTCTGGCAGTGGCATAAAAGAATTACCCAACGGTATTGGGAGGCTGAGAAAGCTCCGACATTTAGATGCTTCAAGGTGCAATAAACTGGAAGGGGTAATGCTAGAAAGTATAgggtctttggagaatctagaaattctcaaTGTTTCTGAAACCAGCATGAAAGAATTACCCATAGGTATTGGGAGGCTGAGAAAGCTCCGAGAGTTACATCCTTCAAGTTGCAGAAATCTGAAAGGGGAAATGTCAGAAAGCATGTGCAATCTTTCATCCCTACAACGCCTTGATTTTCTTGGCTGTATGGAGCTCCAATCACCGCCGGAGCTTCCTTCCAACTTAACATATTTGGGTGTCACCTGTCAAAGTCGCAAATTGCCTTCACTTTCCCACCTAACCCATCTCAAGGAACTACGGGTGAGTGAATGCAAATTTCTCGAGTGCATCCAAGAGCTTCCATCAGCACTATTAAAGACTTGAGAATGCTCCCAATGGACAGATGTTGAACAATTAAAATTATCGCAATCCCTAAACGCTCCCTTCAAGTTGGAAATCTTGGAAATCCGTCACTGTGAATCCATTGAAACACTGGACGTTTCACAGTTTATCCATCTAAGGACATTCTACGCTGGATATTGCAAGAATCTACTTGAGGTTCGAAGTCGtaacaaattgaaatatttggaaagCTTGATTGTTGCATGCTGTGATTCAATTGAACGGTTGGACCTTCCGA
This sequence is a window from Rhodamnia argentea isolate NSW1041297 chromosome 3, ASM2092103v1, whole genome shotgun sequence. Protein-coding genes within it:
- the LOC115733209 gene encoding disease resistance protein RUN1-like isoform X3, which codes for MWEACRFFPAEGIEVLRIMSFIKIGDDHEFRMHDQLRDFGREIVREENQREPRNRSRLWDFEEVQKVLKENKGTEKIEAIILSEGSSKVSGKTAEQHGDVYTEKQFKNLTSLRFLHIKRAHLSGDFKDSIEGLRWLRWQKCPMNFEVNNFHVKELVVLELSKSEINEKWKGWSSFTVAKKLKFLDLTSCLSLENTHFLSAFKNLEVLILNSCWGLQQIDSSIGDMKALLRLELIGCDNLMEIPAEIGKLKALEQLLLEDTQKLSALPDSIDSLQNLETLNISGSGIKELPNGIGRLRKLRHLDASRCNKLEGVMLESIGSLENLEILNVSETSMKELPIGIGRLRKLRELHPSSCRNLKGEMSESMCNLSSLQRLDFLGCMELQSPPELPSNLTYLGVTCQSRKLPSLSHLTHLKELRVSECKFLECIQELPSALLKT